The following proteins come from a genomic window of Pirellula staleyi DSM 6068:
- a CDS encoding glycosyltransferase family 2 protein — protein sequence MTQRSIRFSVVTPTYNRRPVLERAIRSVQAQTCSDYEHLIVDDGSTDSTRDYVKSLRDPRIRFIELAEHRGANWARNVGIEAARSSWITFLDSDDEFLPHRLQWLSQICTTQADARLLLSSFETHKRQRRVDAVNPALLLSGTQLEQALMGYGICIAGTSITVRRDHLLAAGGFDPTIFRLQDREVLLRLSRLGGAQLLSNVDWVKHPSVDSISLPREGYVEALGELLQANPELCAKYREITGYHVTRHLLSDLFRGRWSQAWSAYRANRRAAALRFGLWELVRGYRTAASQRRAWSVTTKHRPAATNSPLALPTAIAEPARISSAA from the coding sequence ATGACCCAGCGATCGATTCGATTTTCTGTCGTGACACCGACCTACAACCGGCGTCCGGTGCTCGAGCGCGCCATTCGGAGCGTGCAAGCGCAAACATGCTCGGACTACGAGCATCTGATTGTCGACGACGGTTCGACCGACTCGACGCGCGACTATGTCAAGTCGCTTCGCGACCCGCGCATTCGATTCATCGAGCTCGCAGAACATCGCGGCGCTAACTGGGCGCGTAACGTGGGGATCGAGGCTGCGCGTAGTTCGTGGATTACATTCCTCGATTCCGACGACGAGTTCCTGCCGCATCGACTACAGTGGCTCAGCCAGATCTGTACCACTCAGGCCGACGCTCGACTGCTACTCAGCTCGTTTGAAACGCACAAACGCCAGCGACGTGTCGATGCTGTGAATCCGGCGCTGCTGCTAAGTGGCACGCAGCTCGAGCAGGCGTTGATGGGCTACGGCATTTGCATCGCTGGCACCAGCATCACGGTGCGGCGCGATCACTTGCTGGCCGCAGGTGGCTTTGATCCTACGATTTTCCGTTTGCAAGATCGCGAAGTGTTGCTTCGATTGTCGCGCTTAGGAGGAGCCCAGCTTCTGTCGAATGTCGACTGGGTCAAGCATCCTTCGGTCGATTCGATTTCGCTTCCACGCGAAGGGTATGTGGAAGCGCTCGGCGAACTGCTGCAGGCTAACCCCGAGCTGTGTGCGAAGTATCGCGAGATCACCGGCTATCACGTCACGCGGCATCTGCTGTCGGATCTTTTTCGTGGCCGCTGGTCGCAAGCATGGTCGGCCTACCGCGCGAATCGTCGGGCAGCCGCGCTTCGATTTGGACTCTGGGAGCTCGTGCGCGGCTATCGGACAGCAGCTTCCCAGCGGCGCGCGTGGTCGGTCACCACGAAGCATCGACCAGCAGCAACGAACTCGCCCCTTGCATTGCCAACTGCAATTGCCGAGCCAGCGCGCATCTCGTCGGCCGCTTAA
- a CDS encoding glycosyltransferase, which yields MVGSKTGDKPPFSVVVEMENAAMVSAQEWGEILELLAEQIGEQTQRMPGRPEVIIVHAGAADENAAIAARIEQQVPALLAVSDLQLVSLPEGRYYELKNAGVERARGEVIVMLDSDAFPRPGWLTALLSGFTNPETMVVGGHTYLGHSGFLSRTLALVWVFPLREGDLRSVSRRALNVNNCAFRGSWIRANPIPIDNGFKVGCTKLMHQMQQAGVTMHRAEALCEHKPLQGWRFLVWRAMVTGRDADRKYADLKSPSRLRRLLSALKFSFKMQCRAVRRILTLRHRVAMPIWEVPAALAIGCTFYGLAFLGQLQRVAGLDVERPEHVPAYVESH from the coding sequence ATGGTCGGTAGCAAAACTGGCGATAAGCCTCCCTTCAGCGTGGTCGTGGAGATGGAAAACGCTGCCATGGTCAGCGCCCAAGAATGGGGAGAGATCCTGGAGCTTTTGGCGGAGCAAATCGGCGAGCAGACTCAGCGCATGCCGGGCCGCCCCGAGGTAATCATCGTGCATGCAGGCGCAGCTGATGAGAATGCTGCGATTGCTGCGCGAATCGAGCAGCAGGTTCCAGCGCTACTCGCCGTTTCCGATTTGCAGCTAGTGAGTCTGCCCGAGGGACGCTACTACGAACTCAAGAACGCTGGCGTCGAGCGAGCGCGTGGCGAAGTGATTGTGATGCTCGACTCCGATGCCTTTCCTCGTCCCGGTTGGCTCACCGCGCTCCTCTCGGGGTTCACCAATCCTGAGACGATGGTGGTGGGTGGCCACACGTATTTGGGGCACTCCGGTTTTCTTTCACGCACTTTGGCGCTCGTCTGGGTTTTTCCACTCCGCGAGGGTGATCTGCGGAGCGTGTCGCGCCGCGCCCTGAATGTAAACAACTGTGCCTTTCGAGGGTCTTGGATTCGGGCCAATCCGATTCCGATCGACAATGGGTTCAAAGTCGGCTGTACGAAATTGATGCACCAGATGCAGCAAGCGGGTGTGACGATGCACCGCGCTGAGGCACTTTGCGAGCACAAGCCGCTGCAAGGTTGGCGCTTCCTGGTGTGGCGCGCGATGGTTACGGGGCGCGATGCCGATCGGAAGTATGCCGATCTGAAATCCCCCTCACGTTTGCGTCGCCTGCTGAGCGCTCTCAAGTTCTCGTTCAAGATGCAGTGCCGCGCGGTGCGCCGCATTCTCACGCTACGTCACAGGGTGGCGATGCCGATTTGGGAAGTACCTGCCGCTCTAGCGATCGGCTGCACTTTCTATGGACTCGCCTTTCTCGGGCAACTACAGCGCGTGGCCGGACTCGACGTCGAACGTCCCGAACATGTTCCTGCTTATGTCGAGAGTCACTAG
- the truD gene encoding tRNA pseudouridine(13) synthase TruD: MRIKCLPTDFQVDEILSLEPTGGKYALYELRKTSITTFSAVDRVARAWRIPREELVFAGLKDKHACTTQGLSIFEGPRKNLSIDGLEVRYVGQTPRAIHPRDIVCNEFLVIVRDLSDADLARSVAAVREVNEFGLPNYFDKQRFGSLGESGEFVAKAWCQGDHERALFLAVADPNSHDSPSDREQKQILREHWGNFGEAVDLLPMGLSLQIAEQLAIGKPDYKRALTMLKHDLRSLLLSAYQSDIWNRLLSSVIRDVVPASILFEETIGPRRLAMFHTLDPKSQRELQDLMLPLPSARLHLPPGPLYDRLAEVLAEDGMTLRELRVKYPRDTFFSKGDRAAIVRADELEAIPEADERYPGKQKLLLSFSLRRASYATMLVKRITALEMPLASESDETQSGESPDDDFSSRESSDNPSE; the protein is encoded by the coding sequence ATGCGCATCAAATGTTTGCCGACCGATTTCCAGGTCGATGAAATCCTCTCGCTCGAACCGACTGGCGGTAAGTACGCGCTGTATGAGCTGCGGAAAACGTCGATCACCACCTTTTCGGCTGTCGATCGTGTGGCGCGAGCTTGGCGCATCCCGCGCGAAGAGCTTGTCTTCGCCGGACTCAAAGACAAGCACGCATGCACCACGCAAGGGCTTTCGATTTTCGAAGGTCCGCGCAAAAATCTCTCGATCGATGGTCTCGAGGTGCGCTATGTCGGACAAACACCGCGGGCCATTCACCCGCGCGATATCGTCTGCAACGAGTTTCTCGTGATTGTGCGCGATCTGTCGGACGCTGATCTCGCGCGATCGGTGGCTGCAGTGCGCGAAGTAAACGAGTTTGGTCTGCCGAACTATTTCGACAAGCAACGTTTTGGCTCGCTGGGAGAGAGTGGCGAGTTTGTCGCGAAAGCCTGGTGCCAAGGAGATCACGAGCGGGCTTTGTTCCTCGCTGTGGCCGATCCTAACTCCCACGACTCACCGAGCGATCGTGAGCAGAAGCAGATTTTGCGCGAGCACTGGGGCAATTTCGGCGAAGCGGTCGATCTGTTGCCGATGGGGCTCAGTTTGCAGATCGCCGAGCAATTGGCGATCGGTAAGCCCGACTACAAACGGGCGCTCACCATGCTGAAGCATGATCTGAGAAGCTTGCTCCTTTCGGCTTATCAAAGCGATATCTGGAATCGCTTGCTCTCGAGCGTCATTCGCGATGTTGTTCCCGCGTCGATTCTGTTTGAAGAAACGATCGGGCCACGTCGACTGGCGATGTTTCATACGCTCGATCCGAAGTCGCAGCGCGAGCTTCAGGATCTGATGCTTCCCCTGCCGAGCGCGCGGCTCCATCTTCCACCAGGACCACTCTACGATCGACTTGCAGAAGTACTTGCCGAAGATGGGATGACGCTGCGCGAGCTGCGCGTGAAGTATCCGCGCGACACGTTCTTCTCGAAGGGCGATCGCGCAGCGATTGTGCGGGCCGATGAGCTCGAAGCGATTCCCGAAGCCGACGAGCGCTATCCTGGAAAACAGAAGCTGCTGCTGTCGTTTTCGCTGCGCCGCGCCAGCTATGCGACGATGCTCGTCAAGCGGATCACTGCCCTCGAGATGCCACTCGCGAGTGAATCGGACGAAACACAGAGCGGCGAATCGCCAGACGATGATTTTTCGTCGAGAGAGTCTTCGGACAATCCCTCCGAGTAA
- a CDS encoding GspE/PulE family protein, with protein MARKGDFTEILLRRRVVSQDQLNEGRQVAKDTNANLSDVLIRLGYASGEDVMRAVAQEHGREYVDLSEVTIPEDVIELVPESVARENAILPLSEDEDSLKVIVSDPYDIDTIEKLRFILNRKVDIALAPREKILEAINKYYSQIEGESADSVLQEFTDTAIDFTETEATKVTSNEAVDENSAPIVRLVQLMIGEAVQLRASDIHVEPFEEIVRIRYRIDGILHKRDSPPRRLLAAIVSRIKILAKMDIAERRRPQDGRIKVTVGEKELDLRVSIIPTNHGQSVVMRLLDKDNIKVGVRQLGFSEDMFSTFQSLIKRPNGIVLVTGPTGSGKTTTLYAALNSMNRPDKKIITAEDPVEYYLPGVNQVEVRHSIGLDFARIIRAMLRQAPNVILVGEMRDSETASMGIQASLTGHLVFSTLHTNDAPSAVTRMTDMGVPGYLVASSVIAVLAQRLVRLNCSRCKQPTTLSEAVLNDAGITPKMAAAATFMKGRGCGHCNKSGYKGRQGIFELMLIQSKIRELIFKNASSTEIRRMAIKLGMKTLYSDGIYKTCKGITTLDEVYRNAKRTEQDVFE; from the coding sequence ATGGCTCGTAAGGGCGATTTCACCGAGATTCTTCTCCGCCGACGCGTTGTTAGCCAAGATCAGCTGAACGAAGGCCGGCAAGTTGCCAAAGACACCAACGCCAACCTGTCGGATGTGCTGATCCGTCTGGGTTACGCCTCGGGCGAGGATGTGATGCGGGCTGTCGCCCAGGAGCATGGCCGCGAATACGTCGATCTCAGCGAAGTGACGATCCCGGAAGATGTGATCGAACTCGTGCCAGAATCGGTGGCTCGCGAAAATGCGATCCTCCCTCTCTCGGAGGACGAAGACAGCCTAAAGGTAATCGTGAGCGACCCTTACGACATCGACACGATTGAAAAGCTCCGCTTCATTCTGAACCGCAAGGTCGATATCGCCCTGGCACCTCGCGAAAAGATCTTGGAAGCGATCAATAAGTACTACAGCCAAATCGAAGGTGAATCGGCTGACTCGGTGCTCCAAGAGTTCACCGATACGGCCATTGATTTCACCGAAACCGAGGCGACCAAAGTCACTTCGAACGAAGCGGTCGACGAAAATAGCGCGCCGATCGTTCGTCTGGTGCAGCTGATGATCGGCGAAGCGGTGCAGCTCCGCGCGTCGGATATCCACGTCGAGCCGTTCGAAGAAATCGTGCGTATACGCTATCGCATCGATGGTATTTTGCACAAACGCGATTCACCCCCCCGACGGCTATTGGCGGCGATTGTCAGCCGCATCAAGATTCTGGCGAAGATGGATATCGCCGAGCGTCGCCGTCCTCAAGACGGTCGTATCAAGGTGACCGTGGGTGAGAAGGAACTCGATCTTCGCGTCAGCATCATCCCCACCAACCATGGCCAGTCGGTCGTTATGCGACTTCTGGACAAGGACAATATTAAGGTGGGCGTGCGGCAGCTCGGGTTCAGCGAGGACATGTTCTCGACGTTCCAGAGTCTGATCAAACGTCCCAACGGCATTGTGCTGGTGACCGGACCGACAGGTTCGGGAAAGACCACCACGCTCTACGCCGCGCTCAACTCGATGAACCGGCCCGACAAAAAGATCATTACGGCCGAAGACCCTGTGGAATACTACCTGCCGGGGGTCAATCAGGTGGAAGTGCGGCACAGTATTGGGCTCGACTTCGCCCGCATTATTCGCGCGATGTTGCGTCAGGCACCCAATGTGATTCTGGTGGGTGAGATGCGAGACTCGGAAACCGCATCGATGGGTATCCAGGCTTCTCTTACTGGACACTTGGTTTTCAGTACACTACATACGAACGATGCGCCCAGTGCTGTAACACGCATGACCGACATGGGCGTTCCCGGGTATCTGGTCGCCAGCTCGGTGATCGCGGTGCTTGCCCAGCGTCTGGTGCGTCTGAATTGCAGCCGCTGCAAGCAACCCACCACCCTCAGCGAAGCGGTGCTGAACGACGCCGGCATCACCCCCAAAATGGCAGCTGCAGCGACCTTCATGAAAGGCCGTGGCTGTGGTCACTGCAACAAGAGTGGCTACAAGGGTCGCCAAGGCATTTTCGAATTGATGCTCATCCAGTCGAAGATCCGCGAGCTCATCTTCAAGAACGCTTCGAGCACCGAAATTCGCCGCATGGCGATCAAACTCGGCATGAAAACCCTTTACAGCGACGGCATTTACAAAACGTGCAAAGGGATAACGACCCTCGACGAGGTCTACCGTAACGCCAAACGGACGGAGCAGGACGTTTTCGAATAA
- a CDS encoding type IV pilus twitching motility protein PilT has product MATILIDKLLQAAVKQGASDIHIVVGQPPVFRLHGRMRKLETKVLEADDAVGLMKSIAPERAQRELQERGSADFGFAFGDLARFRVSIFKQRGFVSMVLRQIPNTMLTPQQLGLPDVCVKLVMRPRGLFLVTGPTGSGKSTTLASLVNYINENVDHHIITIEDPIEFYHYHKKSTVNQREIGVDVPSFSEAIRRALRQDPDVILVGEMRDLETIEAAISAAETGHVVFGTLHTNSAQGTINRIIDAFPGNLQDQVRTQLSTSIIGVVAQSLLPKIGGGRCAAYEILVVTSGIANLIRENKTFRINSAIQTGAKLGMQLMDDHLFRLWREQKVLIEDVLGKAQNPDDLAKRIYAAQQGLDDPTKEPDEPGMRKAGGHGH; this is encoded by the coding sequence ATGGCCACGATTCTGATCGACAAACTGTTGCAGGCTGCTGTGAAGCAAGGGGCGAGCGATATTCATATCGTGGTCGGCCAGCCTCCAGTATTTCGCCTGCACGGCCGCATGCGAAAGCTCGAAACCAAGGTGCTGGAAGCTGACGATGCGGTTGGGCTGATGAAGTCGATCGCACCCGAACGAGCCCAGCGCGAACTGCAGGAACGGGGTAGCGCCGACTTTGGTTTCGCCTTCGGCGACCTGGCCCGCTTTCGTGTTTCGATTTTTAAGCAGCGCGGCTTTGTCTCGATGGTGCTGCGGCAAATCCCCAACACCATGCTCACGCCGCAGCAGCTCGGGCTGCCCGACGTTTGCGTCAAGCTCGTGATGCGTCCCCGTGGTCTGTTCCTTGTGACTGGCCCCACCGGTTCGGGGAAGTCGACCACGCTGGCGAGTCTCGTGAACTACATCAACGAGAATGTCGACCATCACATCATCACGATCGAAGATCCGATCGAGTTCTATCACTACCACAAGAAGTCGACGGTCAATCAGCGCGAAATTGGCGTCGATGTGCCAAGCTTCTCCGAAGCGATTCGCCGCGCTCTGCGACAAGACCCCGACGTGATCCTCGTCGGCGAAATGCGCGACTTGGAAACGATCGAAGCTGCCATCTCCGCCGCTGAAACGGGGCACGTGGTGTTCGGCACGCTCCACACCAACAGTGCCCAAGGCACCATCAACCGTATCATCGATGCCTTCCCTGGCAACTTGCAGGATCAAGTCCGCACGCAGCTCTCGACGTCGATCATCGGCGTGGTGGCTCAGTCGCTACTTCCCAAAATCGGTGGTGGACGCTGTGCAGCCTACGAAATCCTCGTCGTTACCAGCGGTATTGCGAACCTGATTCGCGAAAACAAAACGTTCCGCATCAACTCGGCCATTCAAACTGGTGCCAAGCTCGGCATGCAGCTGATGGACGATCACTTGTTCCGCCTGTGGCGCGAGCAGAAGGTGTTGATCGAGGATGTGCTGGGCAAAGCACAAAACCCCGACGACTTGGCAAAACGCATTTATGCCGCTCAGCAAGGTCTCGACGACCCGACCAAAGAACCCGATGAACCAGGCATGCGCAAGGCCGGTGGTCACGGCCACTAA
- a CDS encoding ATPase, T2SS/T4P/T4SS family produces the protein MAIRRIGQIFVDMGFISDDQLEMLLEEQQQRPGTLLGKLAQEMSLVNEEQLVQALAEQMGMQVVELGDITIPGDVLHKVTESMAQLYRVIPIKFSSNELTVATCDPQNITIQDELRSMLGYDIRVVIASETDIKKTLDRYFSSDKDTVDSIVGELEADSELKKAMDAVAKNGAVDLTSVEALADSAPVRKLLNMVLLLAIKDHASDIHFEPFEDEFRIRIKADGVLFEMVPPPRHLAFAITTRIKVMANLDIAERRMPQDGRIELSVGGHSVDLRVSILPTLFGESVVMRVLDRSVVSLNLAKVGMDAPTLKLFRSVLDRPNGIVLVTGPTGSGKTTTLYSALSELNSVEDKLITTEDPVEYDIDGIVQIPIDHEIGVTFAACLRAILRQDPDIILVGEIRDLETAEIAVQASLTGHMVFSTLHTNDAPSTVTRLKDMGVPTFLITATVEAILAQRLVRRICSQCREEVEGSEELLAEVKYTAEQLAGKKFYRGRGCDVCNNTGYKGRVGLFELMIMNDTLRDMVMQNASIDDLRTTASSFGMSTLRDVGMRNAFDGTTTLDEVVRETVQEA, from the coding sequence ATGGCCATTCGCCGCATCGGACAAATCTTCGTCGACATGGGCTTCATCAGCGATGACCAGCTCGAGATGCTGCTCGAAGAACAGCAGCAGCGACCTGGCACGCTCTTGGGCAAACTTGCGCAAGAGATGAGCCTCGTCAATGAAGAACAGTTGGTGCAAGCGCTCGCCGAACAGATGGGGATGCAAGTGGTCGAGCTTGGGGATATCACGATTCCCGGCGACGTGCTCCACAAAGTGACCGAGTCGATGGCGCAGCTCTATCGCGTCATTCCGATCAAGTTCAGTAGCAACGAACTGACGGTGGCGACGTGCGATCCGCAAAACATCACGATCCAAGACGAACTCCGCTCGATGCTCGGCTACGACATCCGTGTGGTGATCGCCTCGGAAACCGATATCAAGAAAACGCTCGATCGCTACTTCTCGTCCGACAAAGATACGGTCGATAGCATCGTTGGCGAGCTCGAAGCCGACAGCGAACTGAAGAAGGCGATGGATGCCGTCGCTAAGAACGGCGCAGTCGATCTGACGAGCGTCGAAGCGCTGGCCGATAGCGCGCCGGTTCGCAAGCTGCTGAACATGGTGCTGCTGCTGGCAATTAAGGATCATGCGAGCGACATTCACTTCGAACCGTTTGAAGACGAATTCCGCATCCGCATCAAGGCCGATGGTGTGCTGTTTGAAATGGTGCCACCGCCGCGGCATCTGGCGTTTGCGATCACCACGCGCATTAAGGTGATGGCGAACCTCGACATCGCCGAACGACGCATGCCTCAAGATGGTCGTATCGAACTATCGGTCGGTGGTCACTCGGTCGACCTTCGCGTCAGCATTCTGCCGACTCTGTTTGGCGAGAGCGTGGTTATGCGAGTCCTCGACCGTTCGGTCGTTTCGCTCAACCTGGCTAAGGTGGGGATGGATGCGCCAACCCTCAAGCTATTCCGCAGCGTGCTCGATCGTCCCAACGGCATCGTGCTGGTGACAGGTCCGACAGGTTCGGGCAAAACCACGACCCTCTACTCGGCACTCAGCGAACTCAACTCGGTCGAAGACAAACTCATCACCACCGAAGACCCGGTGGAATACGACATCGATGGGATCGTGCAGATTCCGATCGATCACGAAATTGGTGTGACCTTCGCCGCTTGCCTACGAGCGATTTTGCGACAAGATCCCGACATCATTCTGGTGGGTGAGATCCGCGATCTCGAGACCGCCGAAATTGCGGTGCAAGCCTCGCTGACAGGTCACATGGTGTTCAGCACGCTCCACACCAACGACGCGCCGAGCACTGTCACACGCCTCAAAGATATGGGTGTGCCGACGTTCCTTATCACTGCCACGGTCGAAGCGATTTTGGCCCAGCGATTGGTGCGCCGCATCTGCTCGCAGTGCCGCGAAGAAGTCGAAGGCTCGGAAGAACTGCTGGCCGAAGTGAAGTACACCGCCGAACAACTCGCGGGGAAGAAGTTCTACCGTGGGCGGGGCTGCGATGTCTGCAACAACACCGGCTACAAGGGACGCGTCGGTCTGTTCGAACTGATGATCATGAACGACACGCTGCGCGACATGGTGATGCAAAACGCGTCGATCGACGATCTCCGCACCACGGCCTCCAGCTTTGGCATGTCCACGCTGCGCGACGTCGGCATGCGGAACGCCTTCGATGGCACCACCACGCTCGACGAAGTGGTCCGCGAAACAGTTCAAGAAGCGTAG
- a CDS encoding type II secretion system F family protein: MPTYQFEAMDATGQEIRDVIDAATEEEAQNTIRQMGYFVTKIAVKKGGTGPGGKGAGPGSKKKRSFAFGGASSKQLSLFTKQLSILQDAGLPILRSLRILELQSKPGALKNALMDVGDEIESGSTLSEAMAKSPKVFSRLYINMIKAGEAGGALEVILRRLSEFLERSESLKRKVKGAMIYPVVVVLVAISILVFIMLKIVPVFKKMFDEFGLKLPAATELLINISNWVVNYGWFSIPLIPVVVYIFVMLLRKFKHGRMGFDMFVLKLPIMGMLIEKNTMARTTRTLGTLVASGVPILEGLNITRETAGNALFERLYGKVSDAIREGETIAKPLAANSRPGFHPVALFLWVLLGASVPLGIMCMPGMIKSVGLQPLLYGALLGVMAGGIYYFLRMNHRIVDELVVNMVDVGEETGELDTMLYKVADVFDEEVSTLTDGLMKLIEPLLIVFLGGAVGFIVISLFMPLISLIQGLT, translated from the coding sequence ATGCCAACCTATCAGTTTGAAGCGATGGACGCGACCGGCCAGGAAATCCGCGACGTCATCGATGCAGCAACTGAGGAAGAGGCACAGAACACCATCCGTCAGATGGGCTACTTCGTCACCAAGATTGCGGTGAAGAAGGGTGGCACTGGCCCTGGTGGTAAAGGGGCCGGCCCGGGCTCGAAAAAGAAACGCTCCTTTGCCTTTGGTGGCGCGAGCAGCAAACAGCTGTCGCTCTTCACCAAGCAGCTGTCGATTCTTCAAGACGCCGGTCTCCCGATTCTGCGTAGCTTGCGAATTCTCGAACTCCAGAGCAAACCTGGCGCTCTCAAAAACGCGCTCATGGATGTGGGTGACGAAATCGAGTCGGGATCGACTCTTTCGGAAGCGATGGCGAAGAGCCCGAAGGTCTTCAGCCGACTCTACATCAACATGATCAAGGCGGGTGAGGCAGGTGGTGCACTCGAAGTGATTTTGCGCCGCTTGAGCGAGTTCCTCGAGCGTAGCGAATCGCTGAAACGCAAAGTCAAAGGGGCCATGATTTACCCAGTGGTGGTGGTGCTCGTCGCCATCTCGATTCTGGTGTTCATCATGCTCAAAATCGTGCCGGTGTTTAAGAAAATGTTCGATGAGTTCGGGCTCAAACTCCCTGCTGCCACCGAACTGCTCATCAACATTTCCAACTGGGTGGTGAACTACGGCTGGTTCAGCATTCCGCTGATTCCTGTGGTGGTTTACATCTTCGTGATGCTGCTGCGAAAGTTCAAACATGGCCGCATGGGCTTCGACATGTTTGTGCTCAAGCTCCCGATCATGGGAATGCTCATCGAGAAGAACACCATGGCGCGCACCACGCGAACACTCGGCACCCTGGTGGCGAGCGGTGTGCCGATTCTCGAAGGGCTGAACATCACCCGCGAAACCGCTGGTAATGCTCTCTTCGAACGTCTCTATGGCAAGGTCTCCGACGCCATCCGCGAAGGTGAAACGATCGCCAAGCCACTCGCTGCCAACAGCCGACCTGGTTTTCATCCGGTCGCCCTCTTCCTCTGGGTACTGCTCGGTGCGAGCGTGCCGCTCGGCATCATGTGCATGCCAGGGATGATTAAGAGCGTCGGGCTGCAGCCACTGCTCTATGGTGCTCTGCTCGGCGTGATGGCGGGTGGCATTTACTACTTCCTTCGCATGAATCACCGCATCGTCGACGAACTGGTGGTGAACATGGTGGACGTGGGTGAAGAGACGGGCGAACTCGACACCATGCTCTACAAAGTGGCCGACGTGTTCGACGAAGAAGTTTCGACACTCACCGACGGTTTGATGAAGCTGATCGAGCCACTCCTCATCGTGTTCCTCGGTGGTGCGGTGGGCTTCATCGTGATCTCGCTCTTCATGCCTCTGATTAGCTTGATCCAAGGTCTGACCTAA
- a CDS encoding type II secretion system protein, which translates to MQLTSTTATSPARLECVARFSAQSRRRGFTLVELLVVLGIIAVLVALLVPAAMAALNTARRASIAFKVSQLADGIEKYRAAHDDYPPSSRDVGAIQRHLRKCYPKITPVYFNATVAKLTDASINGIDEGEALVFWLSQVNKSATNPFPSLMTPGIAIPSPEAHYVFKETDLQDDDGDGFPSFVCREAKDTYFLYLDARSYDEFMDYSNASSPAFAESRAVGEARPYFSDTIANSAATDARQRYKLMNPTSFQIICAGQDGEFNLGFNDDDSDVKLFPSGLNYSNSDRDNITNFSDGRRLMDNIP; encoded by the coding sequence ATGCAACTCACCTCCACCACTGCGACGAGCCCCGCGCGACTCGAATGTGTGGCCCGTTTCTCCGCGCAATCGCGACGGCGTGGTTTCACGCTTGTGGAACTGCTCGTGGTGCTCGGCATCATCGCCGTGCTGGTGGCCCTGCTTGTTCCCGCAGCGATGGCCGCGCTCAACACAGCGCGTCGCGCGTCGATCGCGTTTAAGGTTTCGCAGCTGGCCGACGGCATCGAAAAATACCGTGCCGCGCACGACGACTATCCCCCCAGCAGTCGCGACGTCGGTGCCATTCAGCGTCACTTGCGTAAATGCTATCCCAAGATTACCCCGGTTTACTTCAATGCTACGGTCGCCAAACTCACCGATGCCTCCATCAATGGCATCGACGAAGGTGAAGCTCTCGTGTTCTGGCTGAGCCAAGTGAACAAGTCGGCGACCAATCCGTTTCCTAGCTTGATGACTCCTGGCATTGCGATTCCCTCGCCAGAAGCTCACTACGTCTTCAAGGAAACCGACTTGCAGGACGACGATGGGGACGGCTTTCCGTCGTTCGTTTGCCGCGAAGCGAAGGACACCTACTTCCTCTATCTCGATGCTCGATCGTACGACGAGTTCATGGACTACTCGAACGCCAGTTCCCCTGCCTTTGCCGAGAGTCGCGCGGTGGGTGAGGCTCGGCCTTATTTCTCCGACACGATTGCCAACAGCGCGGCGACCGATGCTCGCCAGCGCTACAAGCTGATGAACCCCACAAGCTTTCAGATCATTTGCGCGGGGCAGGATGGTGAGTTCAACCTGGGTTTCAACGACGACGACAGCGACGTGAAGCTCTTCCCCAGCGGTCTGAACTACAGCAATTCTGATCGCGACAACATTACAAACTTCAGCGATGGCCGACGCCTGATGGACAACATTCCGTAG